One Clarias gariepinus isolate MV-2021 ecotype Netherlands chromosome 18, CGAR_prim_01v2, whole genome shotgun sequence genomic window carries:
- the chst10 gene encoding carbohydrate sulfotransferase 10 isoform X3, with protein MLCQRLHGPMMRRHWLLVGACGWVLLILMFVSKFINFSFRMPDDYGGRPVLLNWTSPAIKTVNPLNPLLQNAASQPSAASSGGPTQEELSDWESVMAQRLQLSSSVCRNSSLWNLTHTPLRKFVLDRIFVCDKHKILFCQTPKVGNTQWKKVLIVLNGKFSKVEDIPENVVHHHDTNGLPRLSSMSDSEITERLNTYFKFFIVRDPFERLISAFKDKFLENPRFEPWYKQNIAPAIIRKYRKNQRNSSGSAGLHFEDFVRYLGDKPGRKHLDRQFGEHVIHWLTYTELCAPCDISYDVIGHHETLEQDAPFILKSAGIEDLVSYPSIPKGITRYNRTKVEHYFSGISKRDIRRLYACYQGDFNLFGYQRPDFLLD; from the exons GCTTTGCCAACGTCTCCATGGCCCAATGATGCGCCGCCACTGGCTGCTGGTCGGCGCTTGCGGATGGGTTCTGCTTATTCTCATGTTCGTCAGCAAATTCATCAACTTCAGCTTCAGGATGCCAGACG ACTATGGAGGGAGACCTGTGCTTTTAAACTGGACCTCTCCAGCCATAAAGACTGTAAACCCTCTAAATCCGCTTTTACAGAACGCAGCCTCACAGCCATCTGCAGCG TCTTCAGGCGGCCCAACTCAGGAGGAGCTCTCAGACTGGGAGTCGGTGATGGCGCAGCGTTTGCAGCTTTCATCCAGTGTTTGCAGGAACTCCTCTCTCTggaacctcacacacactcctttacGCAAGTTCGTCCTCGACCGCATCTTTGTGTGCGACAAACACAAGATTCTTTTCTGCCAGACGCCCAAGGTGGGCAACACGCAGTGGAAGAAGGTTCTAATTGTCCTCAATG GAAAGTTCTCCAAGGTTGAAGACATACCCGAGAATGTGGTCCATCACCATGACACAAACGGTTTACCTCGCCTGTCCTCTATGAGTGACTCAGAGATCACGGAAAG ATTAAACACATATTTTAAGTTCTTCATTGTCCGAGACCCATTCGAGCGCCTCATATCAGCCTTCAAGGATAAGTTCCTGGAGAACCCACGCTTCGAACCGTGGTACAAGCAAAACATTGCCCCCGCCATTATCCGCAAGTACCGCAAAAATCAGCGCAACTCCTCCGGGAGCGCTGGTCTGCACTTCGAGGACTTTGTGCGCTACCTGGGTGACAAGCCGGGGCGAAAACATCTCGACCGCCAGTTCGGAGAGCACGTCATCCACTGGTTAACATACACTGAACTCTGCGCTCCCTGTGACATTTCCTACGATGTGATCGGCCATCACGAGACACTTGAGCAAGATGCACCGTTTATCCTCAAATCTGCCGGAATCGAGGACTTGGTATCGTATCCCAGCATCCCTAAAGGCATAACGCGCTACAACCGAACCAAGGTCGAGCATTATTTCTCTGGCATCAGCAAGAGAGACATACGACGCCTTTATGCTTGCTACCAGGGGGATTTTAACCTTTTTGGGTACCAGAGACCTGACTTTCTGCTTGACTGA
- the chst10 gene encoding carbohydrate sulfotransferase 10 isoform X1 — MAKRRELLLIHERLCQRLHGPMMRRHWLLVGACGWVLLILMFVSKFINFSFRMPDDYGGRPVLLNWTSPAIKTVNPLNPLLQNAASQPSAASSGGPTQEELSDWESVMAQRLQLSSSVCRNSSLWNLTHTPLRKFVLDRIFVCDKHKILFCQTPKVGNTQWKKVLIVLNGKFSKVEDIPENVVHHHDTNGLPRLSSMSDSEITERLNTYFKFFIVRDPFERLISAFKDKFLENPRFEPWYKQNIAPAIIRKYRKNQRNSSGSAGLHFEDFVRYLGDKPGRKHLDRQFGEHVIHWLTYTELCAPCDISYDVIGHHETLEQDAPFILKSAGIEDLVSYPSIPKGITRYNRTKVEHYFSGISKRDIRRLYACYQGDFNLFGYQRPDFLLD, encoded by the exons GCTTTGCCAACGTCTCCATGGCCCAATGATGCGCCGCCACTGGCTGCTGGTCGGCGCTTGCGGATGGGTTCTGCTTATTCTCATGTTCGTCAGCAAATTCATCAACTTCAGCTTCAGGATGCCAGACG ACTATGGAGGGAGACCTGTGCTTTTAAACTGGACCTCTCCAGCCATAAAGACTGTAAACCCTCTAAATCCGCTTTTACAGAACGCAGCCTCACAGCCATCTGCAGCG TCTTCAGGCGGCCCAACTCAGGAGGAGCTCTCAGACTGGGAGTCGGTGATGGCGCAGCGTTTGCAGCTTTCATCCAGTGTTTGCAGGAACTCCTCTCTCTggaacctcacacacactcctttacGCAAGTTCGTCCTCGACCGCATCTTTGTGTGCGACAAACACAAGATTCTTTTCTGCCAGACGCCCAAGGTGGGCAACACGCAGTGGAAGAAGGTTCTAATTGTCCTCAATG GAAAGTTCTCCAAGGTTGAAGACATACCCGAGAATGTGGTCCATCACCATGACACAAACGGTTTACCTCGCCTGTCCTCTATGAGTGACTCAGAGATCACGGAAAG ATTAAACACATATTTTAAGTTCTTCATTGTCCGAGACCCATTCGAGCGCCTCATATCAGCCTTCAAGGATAAGTTCCTGGAGAACCCACGCTTCGAACCGTGGTACAAGCAAAACATTGCCCCCGCCATTATCCGCAAGTACCGCAAAAATCAGCGCAACTCCTCCGGGAGCGCTGGTCTGCACTTCGAGGACTTTGTGCGCTACCTGGGTGACAAGCCGGGGCGAAAACATCTCGACCGCCAGTTCGGAGAGCACGTCATCCACTGGTTAACATACACTGAACTCTGCGCTCCCTGTGACATTTCCTACGATGTGATCGGCCATCACGAGACACTTGAGCAAGATGCACCGTTTATCCTCAAATCTGCCGGAATCGAGGACTTGGTATCGTATCCCAGCATCCCTAAAGGCATAACGCGCTACAACCGAACCAAGGTCGAGCATTATTTCTCTGGCATCAGCAAGAGAGACATACGACGCCTTTATGCTTGCTACCAGGGGGATTTTAACCTTTTTGGGTACCAGAGACCTGACTTTCTGCTTGACTGA
- the chst10 gene encoding carbohydrate sulfotransferase 10 isoform X2, translating into MFLLLCQRLHGPMMRRHWLLVGACGWVLLILMFVSKFINFSFRMPDDYGGRPVLLNWTSPAIKTVNPLNPLLQNAASQPSAASSGGPTQEELSDWESVMAQRLQLSSSVCRNSSLWNLTHTPLRKFVLDRIFVCDKHKILFCQTPKVGNTQWKKVLIVLNGKFSKVEDIPENVVHHHDTNGLPRLSSMSDSEITERLNTYFKFFIVRDPFERLISAFKDKFLENPRFEPWYKQNIAPAIIRKYRKNQRNSSGSAGLHFEDFVRYLGDKPGRKHLDRQFGEHVIHWLTYTELCAPCDISYDVIGHHETLEQDAPFILKSAGIEDLVSYPSIPKGITRYNRTKVEHYFSGISKRDIRRLYACYQGDFNLFGYQRPDFLLD; encoded by the exons ATGTTTTTATT GCTTTGCCAACGTCTCCATGGCCCAATGATGCGCCGCCACTGGCTGCTGGTCGGCGCTTGCGGATGGGTTCTGCTTATTCTCATGTTCGTCAGCAAATTCATCAACTTCAGCTTCAGGATGCCAGACG ACTATGGAGGGAGACCTGTGCTTTTAAACTGGACCTCTCCAGCCATAAAGACTGTAAACCCTCTAAATCCGCTTTTACAGAACGCAGCCTCACAGCCATCTGCAGCG TCTTCAGGCGGCCCAACTCAGGAGGAGCTCTCAGACTGGGAGTCGGTGATGGCGCAGCGTTTGCAGCTTTCATCCAGTGTTTGCAGGAACTCCTCTCTCTggaacctcacacacactcctttacGCAAGTTCGTCCTCGACCGCATCTTTGTGTGCGACAAACACAAGATTCTTTTCTGCCAGACGCCCAAGGTGGGCAACACGCAGTGGAAGAAGGTTCTAATTGTCCTCAATG GAAAGTTCTCCAAGGTTGAAGACATACCCGAGAATGTGGTCCATCACCATGACACAAACGGTTTACCTCGCCTGTCCTCTATGAGTGACTCAGAGATCACGGAAAG ATTAAACACATATTTTAAGTTCTTCATTGTCCGAGACCCATTCGAGCGCCTCATATCAGCCTTCAAGGATAAGTTCCTGGAGAACCCACGCTTCGAACCGTGGTACAAGCAAAACATTGCCCCCGCCATTATCCGCAAGTACCGCAAAAATCAGCGCAACTCCTCCGGGAGCGCTGGTCTGCACTTCGAGGACTTTGTGCGCTACCTGGGTGACAAGCCGGGGCGAAAACATCTCGACCGCCAGTTCGGAGAGCACGTCATCCACTGGTTAACATACACTGAACTCTGCGCTCCCTGTGACATTTCCTACGATGTGATCGGCCATCACGAGACACTTGAGCAAGATGCACCGTTTATCCTCAAATCTGCCGGAATCGAGGACTTGGTATCGTATCCCAGCATCCCTAAAGGCATAACGCGCTACAACCGAACCAAGGTCGAGCATTATTTCTCTGGCATCAGCAAGAGAGACATACGACGCCTTTATGCTTGCTACCAGGGGGATTTTAACCTTTTTGGGTACCAGAGACCTGACTTTCTGCTTGACTGA